The following are encoded together in the Lysobacter silvisoli genome:
- a CDS encoding pyridoxal-phosphate dependent enzyme, which produces MAIHQSVLELIGQTPIVKAQRLDTGVCELYLKLESQNPGGSIKDRIGLSMIEAAEKAGKIKPGDTLVEGTAGNTGIGLALVAQQKGYKLLLVVPDKMSREKIFNLKAMGAQVVLTRSDVAKGHPDYYQDLAERIARETPGAYFINQFGNPDNPAAHEFGTGPEILEQMGGQLDAIVFGCGSSGTMTGLSRAFAKLSPGTELVLADPVGSILEEYINRGTLSDKSASWMVEGIGEDFLPPISDFTRVKRAYAISDQESFLTARELLEKEGILGGSSTGTLLAAALKYCREQTQPKRVLVFVCDTGNKYLSKMYNDYWMLDNGFIQRQQHGDLRDLILRPYSQRDTVVVGPNDLLVTAYQRMKLYDVSQLPVMDGDSIVGIVDESDVLLHVYGDEARFRDPVSTAMVSKLDKVAVDSPIETLLPVFDRGHVAIVVDGDRFLGLITRIDLLNFLRRRVQ; this is translated from the coding sequence ATGGCCATTCACCAATCCGTACTCGAACTGATCGGCCAGACCCCGATCGTCAAAGCCCAGCGCCTGGACACCGGCGTGTGCGAGCTGTACCTGAAGCTGGAATCGCAGAACCCCGGCGGCTCGATCAAGGACCGCATCGGCCTGTCGATGATTGAAGCGGCGGAGAAGGCCGGCAAGATCAAGCCCGGCGACACCCTGGTGGAAGGCACCGCCGGCAACACCGGCATCGGCCTGGCCCTGGTCGCGCAGCAGAAGGGCTACAAGCTGCTGCTGGTGGTGCCGGACAAGATGAGCCGCGAGAAGATCTTCAACCTCAAGGCCATGGGCGCGCAGGTGGTGCTGACCCGTTCGGACGTGGCCAAGGGCCATCCGGATTACTACCAGGACCTGGCCGAGCGCATCGCCCGCGAAACCCCCGGCGCCTACTTCATCAACCAGTTCGGCAACCCCGACAACCCGGCCGCGCACGAGTTCGGCACCGGCCCGGAAATCCTCGAGCAGATGGGCGGCCAACTCGACGCGATCGTGTTCGGCTGCGGCAGCTCCGGCACCATGACCGGCCTGTCGCGCGCCTTCGCCAAGCTCTCGCCCGGCACCGAGCTGGTGCTGGCCGATCCGGTGGGTTCGATCCTGGAGGAGTACATCAACCGCGGCACGCTGTCGGACAAGTCCGCCAGCTGGATGGTCGAGGGCATCGGCGAGGACTTCCTGCCGCCGATCTCCGACTTCACCCGGGTCAAGCGGGCCTATGCCATCAGCGACCAGGAAAGCTTCCTGACCGCGCGCGAGCTGCTGGAGAAGGAGGGCATCCTGGGCGGTTCGTCCACCGGCACCCTGCTGGCGGCGGCGCTGAAATACTGCCGCGAGCAGACCCAGCCCAAGCGCGTGCTGGTGTTCGTCTGCGATACCGGCAACAAGTACCTGTCGAAGATGTACAACGACTACTGGATGCTGGACAACGGCTTCATCCAGCGCCAGCAGCACGGCGACCTGCGTGACCTGATCCTGCGCCCGTACTCGCAGCGCGACACCGTGGTGGTGGGGCCCAACGACCTGCTGGTCACCGCCTACCAGCGCATGAAGCTGTACGACGTCTCGCAGCTGCCGGTGATGGACGGCGACAGCATCGTCGGCATCGTCGACGAGAGCGACGTGCTGCTGCACGTGTACGGCGACGAGGCGCGTTTCCGCGATCCGGTGTCCACGGCCATGGTCAGCAAGCTGGACAAGGTGGCGGTGGATTCGCCGATCGAGACCCTGCTGCCGGTGTTCGACCGCGGCCACGTCGCCATCGTGGTCGACGGCGACCGGTTCCTGGGCCTGATCACCCGTATCGACCTGCTCAACTTCCTGCGGCGGCGCGTGCAGTGA
- a CDS encoding YdcH family protein → MFEERPQPEIDALIKSNPEFKQLYQRHKELDKKVMDAELGVLPIDDVTLSQMKREKLAAKDRLTHLYDAQHH, encoded by the coding sequence ATGTTCGAAGAACGACCGCAGCCCGAGATCGACGCGCTCATCAAGAGCAACCCCGAGTTCAAGCAGCTCTACCAGCGGCACAAGGAACTCGACAAGAAGGTGATGGACGCCGAGCTGGGCGTGTTGCCCATCGACGATGTCACCCTGTCGCAGATGAAGCGCGAGAAACTGGCGGCGAAAGACCGATTGACCCACCTGTACGACGCGCAACACCACTGA
- a CDS encoding OmpA family protein, giving the protein MKLRQTLLCMLLAAALGAALPAQAAEDPEVARLSRRLSTLEADPSLNTFGAYERLQARQAIQALAEAGRRDRDGAYYVAERRVQVAEIVARSQAAQREVDRLDRERSDLLVEASRRDAERARAEAERLRLQAQMQAEEAERLRAQAAADALAIQDADAALATVTDAQTAKLNAAREREAALARQEAELVGGGKLPASRREARGEVFSLGRDAFAAGKSSLGGGAATQVRTVAAYVEALPAGSVRVEAQAGDAKLAQRRAEAVRDALVAGGTPAAKIAVSGKAGKGDKLDIVLGQK; this is encoded by the coding sequence ATGAAGCTGCGCCAGACCCTGCTGTGCATGCTGCTGGCCGCGGCCCTGGGCGCCGCCCTGCCGGCGCAGGCGGCCGAAGACCCCGAGGTGGCGCGGCTGTCGCGCCGCCTGTCCACGCTCGAGGCCGACCCCTCGCTCAACACCTTCGGCGCCTACGAGCGCCTGCAGGCGCGCCAGGCGATCCAGGCCCTGGCCGAAGCCGGCCGCCGCGACCGCGACGGCGCCTACTACGTGGCCGAGCGCCGGGTGCAGGTGGCCGAGATCGTCGCCCGCAGCCAGGCCGCGCAGCGCGAGGTCGACCGCCTGGACCGCGAGCGCAGCGACCTGCTGGTGGAAGCCAGCCGCCGCGACGCCGAGCGCGCGCGCGCCGAAGCCGAACGCCTGCGCCTGCAGGCGCAGATGCAGGCCGAGGAGGCCGAGCGCCTGCGCGCCCAGGCCGCCGCCGACGCGCTGGCGATCCAGGACGCCGACGCCGCCCTGGCCACCGTCACCGATGCGCAGACCGCCAAGCTCAACGCCGCGCGCGAGCGCGAGGCGGCGCTGGCGCGGCAGGAGGCCGAACTGGTCGGCGGCGGCAAGCTGCCGGCGTCCAGGCGCGAGGCCCGCGGCGAAGTCTTCAGCCTGGGCCGCGATGCCTTCGCTGCCGGCAAGTCCAGCCTGGGCGGTGGCGCCGCCACCCAGGTGCGCACCGTGGCCGCCTACGTCGAGGCGCTGCCGGCCGGCAGCGTGCGGGTCGAGGCCCAGGCCGGCGACGCCAAGCTGGCCCAGCGCCGCGCCGAAGCGGTGCGCGACGCGCTGGTCGCCGGCGGCACGCCCGCGGCCAAGATCGCGGTCAGCGGCAAGGCCGGCAAGGGCGACAAGCTCGACATCGTGCTCGGTCAGAAATAG
- a CDS encoding DUF4398 domain-containing protein: MTASFAHFRFPLLALVLASALSACASLPPPTSELSAAQQAVTRADGADADQYAPQDLAAARSALGRAQGAMSSGREDEARRLAVSAAADADLAWAKSRDAVINAELAQRRAEIADLRRRLQNGDAR; the protein is encoded by the coding sequence ATGACCGCAAGCTTCGCACACTTCCGTTTCCCGCTGCTGGCCCTAGTTCTCGCTTCGGCACTGAGCGCCTGCGCCTCGCTGCCGCCGCCGACCTCGGAACTGTCGGCGGCCCAGCAGGCGGTCACGCGCGCCGACGGCGCCGATGCCGACCAGTACGCGCCGCAGGATCTGGCCGCCGCGCGCAGCGCGCTGGGCCGCGCCCAGGGCGCGATGTCCAGCGGCCGCGAGGACGAGGCCCGGCGCCTGGCCGTGTCGGCCGCCGCCGATGCCGACCTGGCCTGGGCCAAGAGCCGCGATGCGGTGATCAACGCCGAACTGGCCCAGCGTCGCGCCGAGATCGCCGACCTGCGCCGCCGCCTGCAGAACGGAGACGCCCGATGA
- a CDS encoding PilT/PilU family type 4a pilus ATPase — MDIGYFLKLMTEKNASDMFLTTGAPVYIKVEGRLYPLGNTGLPPGMVKKIAYSLMDEGQVPQFERDLELNMALALPDAGRFRINVFKQRGEVGMVIRAIRSIIPSIEELQLPQVLKDIIMAPRGLVLIVGSTGSGKSTTLASMIDHRNSNTSGHILTIEDPIEYLHKHKKSIVNQREVGLDTHAFHNALKNAMREAPDVILIGEILDATTMEAAIAFAETGHLCLATLHSNNADQTLERILNFFNESAHKNVLMNLALNLKAVISQRLVVGTDGRRLPAAEILINTPHVRDLMRRGQVHEIKQAMEESLEEGMESFDQCLFRLYKEGKIEMEEALKAADSRDGLALKFRLSEGGSGEHDPYADMYDANAAH; from the coding sequence ATGGACATCGGCTATTTCCTGAAGCTGATGACGGAAAAGAACGCGTCGGACATGTTCCTGACCACCGGGGCGCCGGTCTACATCAAGGTCGAGGGACGGCTGTACCCGCTGGGCAACACCGGCCTGCCCCCCGGCATGGTCAAGAAAATCGCCTATTCGCTGATGGACGAGGGCCAGGTGCCCCAGTTCGAGCGCGACCTGGAGCTGAACATGGCCCTGGCGCTGCCCGATGCCGGCCGTTTCCGCATCAACGTGTTCAAGCAACGCGGCGAAGTCGGCATGGTGATCCGCGCCATCCGCAGCATCATCCCCAGCATCGAGGAGCTGCAGCTGCCGCAGGTGCTCAAGGACATCATCATGGCCCCGCGCGGCTTGGTGCTGATCGTGGGCTCCACCGGTTCGGGCAAGTCGACCACGCTGGCGTCGATGATCGACCACCGCAACAGCAACACTTCGGGCCACATCCTCACCATCGAGGACCCGATCGAATACCTGCACAAGCATAAGAAGTCGATCGTGAACCAGCGCGAAGTCGGCCTGGACACCCACGCTTTCCACAACGCGCTGAAGAACGCGATGCGCGAAGCGCCGGACGTGATCCTGATCGGCGAAATCCTCGACGCCACCACGATGGAGGCGGCCATCGCCTTCGCCGAAACCGGCCACCTGTGCCTGGCCACGCTGCATTCCAACAACGCCGACCAGACCCTGGAACGCATCCTCAACTTCTTCAACGAGTCGGCGCACAAGAACGTGCTGATGAACCTGGCGCTGAACCTCAAGGCGGTGATCTCGCAGCGTCTGGTGGTCGGCACCGACGGCCGGCGCCTGCCCGCGGCCGAGATCCTCATCAACACCCCGCACGTGCGCGACCTGATGCGCCGCGGCCAGGTGCACGAGATCAAGCAGGCCATGGAAGAGTCGCTGGAAGAAGGCATGGAGTCGTTCGACCAGTGCCTGTTCCGCCTCTACAAGGAAGGCAAGATCGAGATGGAGGAGGCGCTCAAGGCCGCCGACTCGCGCGACGGCCTGGCGCTGAAGTTCCGCCTGTCCGAGGGCGGCAGCGGCGAGCACGATCCGTACGCGGACATGTACGACGCCAACGCCGCGCATTGA
- the maiA gene encoding maleylacetoacetate isomerase yields MGEQLRLYSYWRSSAAYRVRIGLNLKGLPYEIAPVHLVRNGGEQHSESYREVNPLGLVPVLEHGHRKLRQSIAILEYLDETWPEPALLPAVARDRQRVRALAQTIACDIHPLNNLRVLQYFDRTWNVPHPEREDWVKHWVGEGFRAIEAMLTDHPSTGRYCEGDTPTLADCCLVPQVYNARRFGVPLDEFPTIVRIEQACLELPAFDAARPENQPDRPPE; encoded by the coding sequence GTGGGCGAGCAACTCCGGCTGTATTCGTATTGGCGTTCCAGCGCGGCCTATCGCGTCCGCATCGGCCTGAACCTCAAGGGCCTGCCGTACGAGATCGCGCCCGTGCACCTGGTGCGCAACGGCGGCGAGCAGCACAGCGAGAGCTACCGCGAGGTCAATCCGCTGGGCCTGGTGCCGGTGCTGGAGCACGGCCACCGCAAGCTGCGCCAGTCGATCGCGATCCTGGAGTACCTGGACGAGACCTGGCCCGAGCCGGCGCTGCTGCCGGCGGTCGCGCGCGACCGCCAGCGCGTGCGCGCGCTGGCCCAGACCATCGCCTGCGACATCCACCCGCTCAATAACCTGCGCGTGCTGCAGTACTTCGACCGCACCTGGAACGTGCCGCACCCCGAGCGCGAGGACTGGGTCAAGCACTGGGTGGGCGAGGGCTTCCGCGCGATCGAGGCCATGCTGACCGATCACCCCTCCACCGGCCGCTACTGCGAAGGCGACACCCCGACCCTGGCCGACTGCTGCCTGGTGCCGCAGGTCTACAACGCGCGCCGCTTCGGCGTGCCGCTGGACGAGTTCCCGACCATCGTGCGCATCGAGCAGGCCTGCCTGGAGCTGCCCGCGTTCGACGCGGCGCGGCCGGAGAACCAGCCCGATCGTCCGCCGGAGTGA
- a CDS encoding fumarylacetoacetate hydrolase family protein, whose protein sequence is MKLGSLKEGGRDGTLIVVSRDLTRAVRAAGIADTLQRALEDWSNIAPRLNALSDALNAGSADGAFELDPAALAAPLPRAYEFVDGSAYLPHVERVRRARGATVPESFYVDPLMYQAVSAGFYGPRDPVRVVSEDYGIDLEAEVVIVTDDVPMAVTPEQAAGHIQLIGLVNDVSLRNLIPDELGKGFGFLQSKPRSALSPVFVTPDELGEAWQGSKVHRPLLTHINGEWFGAPEAGVDMQFDFAQLVAHAAKTRPLSAGTIVGSGTVANEDTSLGASCFAERRTVETLTLGKPQTPFMKFGDSVRIEMLDAQGNSIFGAIEQRIERQSA, encoded by the coding sequence ATGAAGCTGGGTTCCCTGAAGGAAGGCGGCCGCGACGGCACGCTGATCGTCGTCTCGCGCGACCTGACCCGCGCCGTGCGCGCGGCCGGCATCGCCGACACGCTGCAGCGCGCGCTGGAGGATTGGTCCAACATCGCGCCGCGCCTGAACGCCTTGTCCGACGCGCTCAACGCCGGCAGTGCCGACGGCGCCTTCGAGCTGGACCCGGCCGCGCTGGCCGCGCCGCTGCCGCGCGCCTACGAATTCGTCGACGGCAGCGCCTACCTGCCGCACGTGGAGCGCGTGCGCCGCGCGCGCGGCGCCACCGTGCCGGAGAGCTTCTACGTCGATCCGCTGATGTACCAGGCGGTCAGCGCCGGCTTCTACGGCCCGCGCGATCCGGTGCGCGTGGTCAGCGAGGACTACGGCATCGACCTGGAGGCCGAGGTGGTGATCGTCACCGACGACGTGCCGATGGCGGTCACGCCCGAGCAGGCGGCCGGCCACATCCAGCTGATCGGCCTGGTCAACGACGTGTCGCTGCGCAATCTGATTCCGGACGAGCTGGGCAAGGGCTTCGGCTTCCTGCAATCCAAGCCGCGTTCGGCGCTGAGCCCGGTGTTCGTGACCCCGGACGAGTTGGGCGAGGCCTGGCAGGGCAGCAAGGTGCACCGTCCGCTGCTGACCCACATCAATGGCGAGTGGTTCGGCGCGCCGGAAGCCGGCGTGGACATGCAGTTCGATTTCGCCCAGCTGGTGGCGCACGCGGCCAAGACCCGTCCGTTGTCGGCCGGCACCATCGTCGGCTCCGGCACCGTGGCCAACGAGGACACCTCGCTGGGCGCCTCGTGCTTCGCCGAGCGCCGCACCGTCGAGACCCTGACCCTGGGCAAGCCGCAGACGCCGTTCATGAAGTTCGGCGACAGCGTGCGCATCGAGATGCTGGACGCGCAGGGCAACAGCATTTTCGGCGCGATCGAACAGCGCATCGAACGCCAGTCCGCCTGA
- the rpsI gene encoding 30S ribosomal protein S9 — translation MAIQQNYGTGRRKSSTARVFLRKGDGKITINQRSIEEFFGRETARMIVRQPLELTQSGDKFDVTVTVSGGGITGQAGAIRLGIARALVEYDESLKPELRKAGFMTRDAREVERKKVGLHKARRATQFSKR, via the coding sequence ATGGCTATCCAGCAGAACTACGGCACCGGCCGCCGCAAGTCCTCCACCGCGCGAGTGTTCCTGCGCAAGGGCGACGGCAAGATCACCATCAACCAGCGTTCGATCGAAGAGTTCTTCGGTCGCGAGACTGCGCGCATGATCGTGCGCCAGCCGCTCGAGCTGACCCAGTCGGGCGACAAGTTCGACGTCACCGTCACCGTCTCCGGCGGCGGCATCACCGGCCAGGCCGGCGCCATCCGCCTGGGCATCGCCCGCGCGCTGGTCGAGTACGACGAGTCGCTGAAGCCCGAGCTGCGCAAGGCCGGCTTCATGACCCGCGACGCCCGCGAAGTCGAGCGTAAGAAGGTCGGTCTGCACAAGGCGCGTCGCGCCACGCAGTTCTCGAAGCGCTAA
- the rplM gene encoding 50S ribosomal protein L13, with the protein MKTFTAKNETVQRDWYVVDASGKTLGRLCSELARRLRGKHKPVYTPHVDTGDYLVVINAEKIAVTGNKLQDKMYHRFTGYVGNLKSETLGQALERHPERVIEIGVKGMLPKNPLGRAMYRKLKVYKGSEHPHTAQQPQPLDI; encoded by the coding sequence ATGAAGACTTTCACCGCCAAGAACGAGACCGTCCAGCGCGACTGGTACGTCGTCGACGCGTCGGGCAAGACGCTCGGCCGCTTGTGCTCCGAACTCGCGCGCCGCCTGCGCGGCAAGCACAAGCCCGTCTACACCCCCCATGTCGATACCGGCGATTACCTCGTGGTGATCAACGCCGAAAAGATCGCCGTCACCGGCAACAAGCTCCAGGACAAGATGTACCACCGGTTCACCGGTTACGTCGGCAACCTGAAGAGCGAGACCCTCGGCCAGGCGCTGGAGCGCCACCCGGAGCGCGTCATCGAGATCGGCGTGAAGGGCATGCTGCCGAAGAATCCGCTCGGCCGCGCCATGTATCGCAAGCTCAAGGTCTACAAGGGCTCCGAGCATCCTCACACCGCCCAGCAGCCGCAGCCGCTGGACATCTAA
- a CDS encoding (Fe-S)-binding protein gives MSAARPPTADPLVALADQCVQCGLCLTACPTYGRERIESESPRGRIALARAWALGTVPPTEPADAHLDHCLGCRSCEAVCPAGVRYGELLTLARGHQRERRAPSRRQRWAEALAARPAALGALLRFYRLAYPALPQAWRALPRPPSARAAAATPAPPPAPRGRVALFAGCVANVYENELRTAVAGLCAHLGYAVDTSTRDTCCGSLHAHAGDLVRATALGQTTRAAYAGADTVLTLASGCHESVAHALDGQARTQDAIAFLDAQAPQLRLRARRERVALHLPCTQRNVVGSVPALRRLLARVPELEVVELRAGQGCCGAAGTQMLTDAARAADFRAPLLREFAASGATRLLSANIGCRLHLGAALTAPVQHPLQFLAELAQPAAATPAANGATT, from the coding sequence ATGTCCGCCGCCCGCCCGCCTACTGCCGACCCGCTGGTGGCGCTGGCCGACCAGTGCGTGCAATGCGGGCTCTGCCTGACGGCCTGCCCCACCTACGGCCGCGAGCGGATCGAATCCGAGTCCCCGCGTGGGCGCATCGCCCTGGCCCGGGCCTGGGCCCTGGGCACGGTCCCGCCCACCGAACCCGCCGACGCCCACCTGGACCACTGCTTGGGCTGCCGCAGCTGCGAGGCCGTATGCCCGGCCGGGGTGCGCTACGGCGAGCTGCTGACCCTGGCCCGCGGCCACCAGCGCGAGCGCCGCGCGCCCTCGCGCCGGCAGCGCTGGGCCGAGGCCTTGGCCGCGCGCCCAGCCGCGCTGGGCGCGCTGTTGCGCTTCTACCGGCTCGCCTATCCGGCCCTACCCCAGGCGTGGCGCGCCCTGCCGCGGCCGCCGTCGGCACGGGCGGCCGCGGCCACGCCTGCGCCGCCGCCCGCCCCACGCGGCCGGGTGGCGCTGTTCGCGGGCTGCGTCGCAAACGTCTATGAGAATGAACTGCGCACCGCCGTCGCCGGCCTCTGCGCCCACCTCGGCTACGCGGTGGACACCAGCACGCGCGACACCTGCTGCGGCAGCCTGCACGCCCACGCCGGCGACCTGGTGCGCGCCACCGCACTGGGCCAGACCACGCGCGCAGCCTATGCGGGCGCAGACACCGTGCTGACCCTGGCCAGCGGCTGCCACGAGTCGGTCGCGCACGCGCTGGACGGCCAGGCCCGCACCCAGGACGCGATCGCCTTCCTCGACGCGCAGGCGCCGCAGCTGCGCCTGCGCGCGCGCCGCGAGCGCGTGGCCCTGCACCTGCCCTGCACCCAACGCAACGTGGTCGGCTCGGTGCCGGCGCTGCGCCGCCTGCTCGCGCGCGTGCCGGAGCTGGAGGTGGTGGAACTGCGCGCGGGCCAGGGTTGCTGCGGCGCGGCCGGCACCCAGATGCTCACCGACGCCGCGCGCGCGGCCGACTTCCGCGCGCCGCTGCTGCGCGAGTTCGCCGCCAGCGGCGCCACCCGCCTGCTCAGCGCCAACATCGGCTGCCGTTTGCACCTGGGCGCGGCGCTGACCGCGCCGGTGCAGCACCCGCTGCAATTCCTGGCCGAACTGGCGCAGCCCGCCGCGGCTACACCGGCGGCTAACGGCGCGACGACGTAA
- the coq7 gene encoding 2-polyprenyl-3-methyl-6-methoxy-1,4-benzoquinone monooxygenase encodes MTTTRALTPLDRLLDDAQRALDTVFGRPYAERPNPAADTAQIELDDAERRHSAGLMRINHVGEVCAQALYCGQAAVARDAATRAHLLEAAQEETDHLAWCAQRLDELDSRPSLLNPLWYAGSYAIGALAGLRGDGWNLGFVVETEHQVEAHIDEHLESLPPADARSRAILRTMKDDEARHAANAEAAGARVLPPPVPSLMAAASKLMKAVAYRV; translated from the coding sequence ATGACCACGACCCGTGCGTTGACCCCGCTGGACCGCTTGCTCGACGACGCGCAGCGCGCCCTGGACACCGTGTTCGGCCGCCCTTACGCCGAACGCCCCAATCCCGCCGCCGACACCGCCCAGATCGAACTGGACGACGCCGAACGCCGGCATTCGGCCGGGCTGATGCGCATCAACCACGTCGGCGAGGTGTGCGCGCAGGCGCTGTACTGCGGCCAGGCCGCGGTGGCGCGCGATGCCGCCACCCGCGCCCACCTGCTGGAAGCCGCGCAGGAAGAAACCGACCACCTGGCCTGGTGCGCGCAGCGCCTGGACGAACTGGACAGCCGCCCCAGCCTGCTCAACCCGCTGTGGTACGCCGGCAGCTACGCCATAGGCGCGCTGGCCGGGCTGCGCGGCGACGGTTGGAACCTGGGCTTCGTGGTCGAGACCGAACACCAGGTGGAAGCGCACATCGACGAGCACCTGGAATCGCTGCCGCCGGCCGACGCGCGCAGCCGCGCGATCCTGCGCACCATGAAGGACGACGAGGCCCGCCACGCCGCCAACGCCGAAGCGGCCGGCGCGCGCGTGCTGCCGCCGCCGGTACCCAGCCTGATGGCAGCGGCGTCGAAGCTGATGAAGGCGGTCGCTTACCGGGTGTAA
- the speD gene encoding adenosylmethionine decarboxylase: MVKPLPRLRLQGFNNLTKALSFNIYDVCFATSEDERQRYIEYIDEAYNADRLTQILTDVAEIIGANILNIARQDYDPQGASVTILISEEPVIDKKDAGKELISDAVVAHMDKSHITVHTYPETHPDNGIATFRADIDVATCGVISPLKALNYLIESFESDIVIMDYRVRGFTRDVKGRKHYIDHKINSIQDYLAKNVKSRYEMLDVNVYQENIFHTKMHLKEFDLDTYLFEEKAKNLSFKERMKIEARLKREIEELYHGRNLAD; this comes from the coding sequence GTGGTCAAGCCGTTGCCGCGCCTGCGGTTGCAGGGTTTCAACAACCTCACCAAGGCCCTCTCGTTCAACATCTACGATGTTTGCTTCGCCACGTCCGAAGACGAGCGACAGCGCTACATCGAGTACATCGACGAGGCCTACAACGCCGACCGCCTGACCCAGATCCTCACGGATGTGGCGGAGATCATCGGCGCCAACATCCTCAACATCGCGCGCCAGGACTACGATCCGCAGGGCGCGTCGGTGACGATCCTGATCTCGGAAGAGCCGGTGATCGACAAGAAGGATGCGGGCAAGGAGCTGATCTCCGACGCCGTGGTCGCGCACATGGACAAGTCGCACATCACCGTGCACACGTATCCGGAGACTCACCCGGACAACGGCATCGCGACGTTCCGCGCCGACATCGACGTGGCCACCTGCGGCGTGATCTCGCCGCTGAAGGCCTTGAACTACCTGATCGAAAGCTTCGAGTCCGACATCGTCATCATGGACTACCGCGTGCGCGGCTTCACCCGCGACGTGAAGGGCCGCAAGCACTACATCGACCACAAGATCAATTCGATCCAGGACTACCTGGCCAAGAACGTGAAGTCGCGCTACGAGATGCTCGACGTCAACGTCTACCAGGAAAACATCTTCCACACCAAGATGCACCTGAAGGAATTCGACCTCGACACCTATCTGTTCGAGGAGAAGGCCAAGAACCTGTCGTTCAAGGAGCGCATGAAGATCGAAGCGCGCTTGAAGCGGGAGATCGAAGAGCTGTACCACGGCCGCAATCTGGCCGACTGA
- the crp gene encoding cAMP-activated global transcriptional regulator CRP has product MTALRRTNSPLLPDGATIERFLAHCHRRRYPSRTDVFRPGDPASTLYYVVSGSVSIITEEEDGRELVLGYFGPGEFVGELGLFIESDHREVILRTRSTCELAEIGHERLYDLLLTRLSLDAPKLLYAIGAQISRRLLDTSRKAGRLAFLDVTDRIVRALHDLAREPEAMSHPQGTQLRVSRQELSRLVGCSREMAGRVLKKLQADGKLHARGKTVVLYGTR; this is encoded by the coding sequence TTGACTGCCCTGCGCCGAACCAACAGCCCGTTGCTGCCGGATGGCGCAACCATCGAACGCTTCCTGGCGCACTGCCACCGTCGCCGCTACCCCTCGCGGACCGACGTGTTCCGCCCGGGCGACCCCGCCAGCACCCTGTACTACGTGGTGTCCGGCTCGGTCAGCATCATCACCGAGGAAGAGGACGGCCGTGAGCTGGTCCTGGGCTATTTCGGCCCGGGCGAGTTCGTCGGCGAACTCGGCCTGTTCATCGAAAGCGACCACCGCGAGGTGATCCTGCGCACGCGCAGCACCTGCGAGCTGGCCGAAATCGGCCACGAGCGCCTCTACGACCTGCTGCTGACCCGGCTGTCGCTGGACGCGCCCAAGCTGCTGTACGCGATCGGCGCGCAGATCTCGCGCCGCCTGCTCGACACCAGCCGCAAGGCCGGCCGCCTGGCCTTCCTGGACGTGACCGACCGCATCGTCCGCGCCCTGCACGACCTGGCCCGCGAGCCGGAGGCCATGAGCCACCCGCAGGGCACCCAGCTGCGCGTGTCGCGCCAGGAGCTTTCGCGCCTGGTCGGCTGCTCGCGCGAAATGGCCGGCCGCGTGCTCAAGAAGCTGCAGGCCGACGGCAAGCTGCACGCCCGCGGCAAGACCGTCGTCCTGTACGGCACCCGCTGA
- a CDS encoding GNAT family N-acetyltransferase: protein MARLLGDLGYPCNRDEAAERIAVVRHDPRQHLLLAEIDGDACGLVSLYTLYSVVHGTELARITALVVSPACQRQGIGRRLLREVELISRRSGVSRIEVTSNQQREQAHAFYRDCGYSDGSQRFVKALGD from the coding sequence GTGGCCCGCCTGCTCGGCGACCTGGGCTACCCCTGCAACCGCGACGAAGCCGCCGAGCGCATCGCCGTGGTCCGCCACGACCCGCGCCAGCACCTGCTGCTGGCCGAGATCGACGGCGACGCCTGCGGCCTGGTCTCGCTGTACACCCTCTACTCCGTGGTCCACGGCACCGAGCTGGCGCGCATCACCGCGCTGGTGGTGTCGCCGGCCTGCCAGCGCCAGGGCATCGGCCGGCGCCTGCTGCGCGAAGTCGAGCTGATCTCGCGCCGCTCCGGGGTCTCGCGCATCGAAGTGACCAGCAATCAGCAGCGCGAGCAGGCGCACGCGTTCTATCGCGACTGCGGGTACAGCGATGGCTCGCAGCGGTTTGTGAAGGCGTTAGGCGACTAG